AGGCCGAAATGCCAAAAATCAATAGATATGTAGATATAAGTGAAGTTGAAAGAGAGTCTAAAAAAGATTATATTGACAGACATTCTCCATTCGTTCATTGTGAAAGCAGTGCAAAAAAAGGTGAAAAATTTAAAGTCAAAGTAAAAGTTGGTGAAGAGTATTCTCACCCTGACGATTTTGATCACTATATCGCTTATGTTCAATTATGGGATGGTGAAAGACTTCTTGGACAAGCAACTTTTACACCTGGAACATTAGGCAACGAAAAGAGCCAAGTAGAAGTTGATTTTTATATCATCCCTACAAAAAAACTTAAACTTACAGCTATGAGCTACTGTACTAAACACGGACTATGGGAAAGTGATCCTGTAGAAGTGGAAGTAACTGAATAATCATAAAACGGGCTTTCGCCCGTTTTATGAGCTTTTAACTACTCTTTGGCTATTATTTTTTTTATGACTACGGATAAAAAACATGAAATTTTAAAAAATCTAATCTTGCTTAAATGGCTTGGTTACAGATATATTGATCCTATAAAAATAGAAAACAGCAAAAAAAACATAAATCTTCCAAATAAACTTGAAGACTTGAGACAAATCGTATTAAACTGTCATCTTTGCCAACTATCAAAAACTAGGAAAAACGTGGTATTTGGTGAAGGTAACCCTAACGCAAAAATAATGTTTATAGGAGAAGGTCCGGGAGCTACTGAAGATGAAATGGGAAAACCTTTTGTAGGTAGAGCCGGTCAGCTTTTGACTAAAATGATAGAAAATGTTTTGGATATAAAAAGAGAAGATGTTTATATAGCAAACATTGTAAAATGCCGTCCTCCAAACAATAGAGTACCGACGGAAGAGGAAGCAAAAACATGTCTTCCGTATTTAGTGAAACAGATAGAACTAATAAATCCAAAAATAGTTGTTGCATTAGGCAGCACAAGTTATAGATATCTTACTAATGATAACACTCCTATATCAAAAATAAGGGGAGAAATAGTAAAATATAAAGATAAAATACTAATCCCAACATATCATCCAAGTTTTTTGCTTAGAAATCCATCTAAGAAAAAAGAAGCTTATTTAGATATACTTAAGATAAAGAGAGTGTTATGGGAAAATTGACAAAAATTTTTACACTTTTTTTAGTTAGTTGTTCATTGTATGCAAAAAGCTTTTTGCTATCACCTTTACCGCTACCTCATACGGAAGTTTTAGACATAGAGCTTGATAGATGCGACAAAGAGTGTTTATTATCTTTTTTAAAAAGTGGCGAAGTCTTTTCTTTTTTGGCAAAAGCGTCTAAAGTTCAAGATGAAACTATAAGAGAAAATTATCAACTTTTAGCATCGCTTTTAAATATAACTCCCTCTTTCGTTTATACGCATAAACTAAAAATTGCTATGCTTTTGCCTACAAAAAAAATAGGAAAATATGCTCAATCCTCTACAAAATCGGTAATCTCTTACCTTTTGACTAAAAATGTTAAATTTCATCTAAAAAGCTTTGAAATTGAAGATGAAGAGTACTTAACCATACAATCGGCGCTTTCTAAACTTGAGAGTGAGAATTTTGATTTTGTCATAGCACCTCTAACTTTGGAAGGTGCAAAAAATCTTGCCTCAATTCCTACTTTTTTAAATATCTATGTTCCTACTGTCAATAAAAATGATATAAAAAATCTTCAAAACACCAACTTGATTTTTGGAGGGATAGATTATAAAGATCAAATAGAGGAGTTGTTAGATTTTGCAAATGAAAAAATAGTAATATTTTATGAAATAGAGAGTCCGCTTGCACATAAACTTACTACAATCATAGAAAACGAATCAAACAAATCAATTGTAAAAAAAATTAAACTAAAAGACGAGGTAGCAAATCTGAAAAGATATTTTTATAAAAACCAAGAATTAAATTCTAGCACTATCTTCTTAAATACTCCTATTGTAAAAAGTTCTTTGATTATGTCGCAGTTAACACTTTACAATCTAGAGCCTCAAAACATTCTCTCCACTCAAATAAATTATAACCCTTTGATTTTCAGCTTAACCCAATACAAAGATAGGAAAAGCCTTATACTTGCAAACTCGATAAATGGTGGTTCAAACTATCTTGAAGAGATTAACTCGCTACTTAATAACGATATTGTTTATAATTGGATAAACTATTCAGTATCGATAGGTATAGACTATTTTTATGCAAAAAAGTCAAAAGATAAAAGAGTTTTTACTGAAGAGCTTGTCGATAACCAAGTTATATATAATGTTTATTTGGAAAAAGCTCTTCTAGGAAGGTTTAAAACTCTTGAGAGAAATTTTGAAATAGATCAAGAAACTCCTTTGGAATAGGTGAAGGTTTTTCGTTACATATAAAGGCTAGTTTAACATCCATCTCAAAAACAACACCTTCATCTTTATAGATTGTTTGTCTTAGTTTTACAAAAACTTTTCTAATTTCCAAAATTTTTGTCTTAACCTCCAAAATATCAGCAAATTTCGCACTTTTTTTAAATGATGCATCTATATGTACTACTACAAAATGACACCCATCTTTTACAGGAAGCATACCGTTTTGGAAAAATAGCTCGCTCCTTGCTCTTTCGCAAAATTTTAGGTAGTTAGCATAGT
This Nitrosophilus labii DNA region includes the following protein-coding sequences:
- a CDS encoding class II SORL domain-containing protein — its product is MPKINRYVDISEVERESKKDYIDRHSPFVHCESSAKKGEKFKVKVKVGEEYSHPDDFDHYIAYVQLWDGERLLGQATFTPGTLGNEKSQVEVDFYIIPTKKLKLTAMSYCTKHGLWESDPVEVEVTE
- a CDS encoding uracil-DNA glycosylase; its protein translation is MTTDKKHEILKNLILLKWLGYRYIDPIKIENSKKNINLPNKLEDLRQIVLNCHLCQLSKTRKNVVFGEGNPNAKIMFIGEGPGATEDEMGKPFVGRAGQLLTKMIENVLDIKREDVYIANIVKCRPPNNRVPTEEEAKTCLPYLVKQIELINPKIVVALGSTSYRYLTNDNTPISKIRGEIVKYKDKILIPTYHPSFLLRNPSKKKEAYLDILKIKRVLWEN
- a CDS encoding YbgC/FadM family acyl-CoA thioesterase is translated as MKIRVYYEDTDLGGVVYYANYLKFCERARSELFFQNGMLPVKDGCHFVVVHIDASFKKSAKFADILEVKTKILEIRKVFVKLRQTIYKDEGVVFEMDVKLAFICNEKPSPIPKEFLDLFQNFSQEF